The following DNA comes from Nymphalis io chromosome 20, ilAglIoxx1.1, whole genome shotgun sequence.
GCGCACGAGCCCCGCGTCGCCGGCGCGCAGCACGGCccgcgcggcgcgcgcgcgctcgGCGTCGGCCCGCACGGCGCGCGCCACGCGCTGCGCTCGCGCCGTGACGTCACGCGGCACGCCCGCCAGCCGCGCCGCGTTGAACCCGTACGACTTGGGGCACGCGCCCGCCGTCAGCTTGTACAGGAACGTTATCGTCTCCTCCGGGATGTCGTCCGGGCTGTCCGCCGGCGACTCCTCCGTTTCCACCATGCACGCCTGGCGgtccaataaattaaaaaataaatactaatgtcAATGCATAAACCGTACGTCTTCGATTGACATCACCGACTGAGCGCCCGATTtcacatcattttttttaaggtaTAATGTGGGTAGTAATATAAGTAAGCGGGCgggcaaacgggccacctgacggtaggtggtcaccaccataAACGTGTATGTAatactaaccattccttacattgccaatgcgccaccaaccgtgtgaactaagatgttatgtaccttgtgcctgtaattacactgactcactcgccTTTCAAACCAGGACATAACAGTACTAAGTATGGCTTTTTGGCGGTATAATACCTAATGAGTGGGCGTTCCTTAAACGGGCTTCCAGAAAGTCTAATTATCGATTCGATGGTAaaaccaacaaaaaaaaattaagaatacgaGCAAATGCTCTAGTAGTCGCTTGGGTATCAGCCCCTTATGATAAAGGGCGCTTCGTCAATCGAGCGGCCGTCGTCAAACGCAACATAAGAGCGAGTGTCGCGCACGGACCATGTGCCCCAGCTGCAGCGCGGGGTGGTGCGCGAGGTGCTGCACGAGCGCGTGGTAGTGCGTGGAGAACACGGTGCGGCAGCCGCGCGCCGCCAGCTCGGCGCACACCGCCGACGCGATGGCCGTCCCGTCGTACGTCGACGTCCCTCGACCTGCCCGGTTTAAAAGTTAAGTCAAGTGGCATGGGTTCCCTCGCTCCTCGAACTTTATATCTTAAAAGCCTTATTTTTAGTCCTGAATATCTTAAAAACAAGATATAACAGCAGTTTTAGATAGGAAAAACCAGCTGAGGGAAATGTCTCGAATGTCATAAAAGCAGAAAAACGATTACGTGGATGCCCAAATTATacccatatatttatttttcgttagATTCACTCGGGTCATGCTCACCTAACTCATCCAGCAGTACGAGGGAGTGTATCGTCGCGTGCTTCACTATGGCCGCCGTTTCGTTCATCTCCACCAGGAAAGTGGACTGCCCCGAGAGAATGTCGTCGGAGGCGCCCAAGCGGGTGAAGATCCGGTCTATTAGACTCATGCTGCATTCTTGAGCTGGCACGTAACAACCCTTgaagaaaaataatactttacttCTATGCAGCATTTTTGATCCTGTGCGTCTATTGATCGGGACATTCGCTTAGTTTGGATTGAAAAAAATGCTAATGGATAAAAATCTACTTAATTGAGAtggaattgaaaataaaatgcagTCGATATACACACGACTTAAATTTAATGATGGGATAATAAATCgctatgttatatttatatattgtcgtCATTTTATAGCAAATTCTAACTGTATATTAATCTCACCAGATGCGCCAGCACTGCCAGCAGACCCAGCTGCCGCATGAGCGTAGACTTGCCGCCCATGTTGGGCCCCGTCAGCAGCAGCAGTCTGGCCGTCTGCAGCAACGTGTCGTTGGGGATGAACTCGTGAGCGACGGGGATGCACGGGTGCCGACCCTCCTTTATATTGACGTAGGGCTATAAGGAAATAACAGTGTTACgcgtaaatcaaataaaaattgaaattaatcttTACTCTAGTAGGCTTCAAAGAAAACTTTTGAATCGTTTTTTACGTAGTACTCTCGCCGCAACCGCGCCTTGTTGaagtaaaaaatgtatgtttgaaTTATGGGTGACATGCGACAGGAATGCCAAAAGctttttatcgttataataagaaaacaaaaggattttacaaaaaaataataatggcaGCCCTAgatcatttgtaaatatatttaactacccAGTTTTTGTCTCAATAAGCGACACCATtatgagtataaataaaaaaaattaagagattCGTATATTTCGTGATTTTTTAATAggattttattcattaatatttttgaatcctAGAAAATATTGTGTagctacattattttattttaactttaaactgGATTTACCCAAGAAAATCCCAAATCCAGTAAAAGATTACCAATTATGCTTTATATCAACTTTTAAGGCAATTAAAACCGTACGAAGCagatagtatattataataattggaaAACTAAACCTCTTGATTTCGATCAAATGTAATTTCTGGTAAGCATATTTCCCCGTGCTGCTGTCTCGCAAACTCTGCGAATGCTAGCAAAATATCCAACATCGCTAAGCATTTGGTAGCCTGCTCCCATTGATTGTAACTCGACGAGAACTTCTCGAAGATTCGACGACTTAGATCTTTTAATATGTTTCTTTTCTGTTCCTCTGCAGCAATCATTCGCGAAAGGAATTCCtgtaaatgtttgtttaaactgttatttgaaaatataaacattacctACAAACGACCAGGAAAGACACAAATGGTTTTGGTTTTTGGATATTTTGTAGCAAATAATTagccttttttaatttattttgggaAGGAAGACGAACAAATGGGCTAACTGGTGACAAAACCCACTGAAAGTggtgttgtaagaaataaataccaTTGTAGACGAacgtaaagattttttaaaagaacTGGTGAAACAGAGTCAATAAAGATATCAAATTccaatttatttgcataaagtATATTGAATAGTCCCATGGTTTACGGGCCACATAGCAATGTCGCTTAAGTTTTACGTATATGTGGAGGGGTTAATAGGAATGTTAGTTATTTAAAAGCAACGGGATTTGctaatattatatctattaaaagaaaaacaaaatcgtAACCCTGCTTAAACCCACGATGAAAAATACAACGAAAGGATATTAGATTGGATACAAAACGCCCTTTTgcgaatcaaatcaaaataggAACGAAACTAATTTACGGCACTGAGCTAATAAgatttggtcaaagtcgaattcacgTCATGACGTACCTACGTCATTACACGTATTTACTACTTACCGAGGAGAGAAGGACCCCCGGAAAAgtcgaggtggcccagtggtaagaacgcgtgaatcttaaccgatgaacgtgggttcaaacccgggcaagcaccactgaattttcatgtgcttaatttctgtttataattcatctcgtgcttttcggtgaagaaaaacatcgtgaacatgcgtctaaattcactgaaattctgccacatgtgtattccaccaacccgcattggagcagcttggtggaataagctccgaaccttctccttaaaaatggaagagaggaggccttagcccagaactgggacatttacaggctgttactgctaaTAAGAGCACGTAATGATGATAGacagttatataaatagaaaagaacttcacctttttataattaatattaaaaatttaaaaaaaataaataaataattaccttTGTCTCCGCAGTGGAAAATTTTTTGAACCCCTTTCTTGTACTTTCTAGGTGATACTCTGGTCCGGCTTTAGCTGCGGCCCCCTGTGGCACTTCTAACTGGTAACGTTTCTTGTCCACGCCTACATATGTTACCTGgaaaccaaatatatatttgaaaattttttttttcaacaaggtatattatattatctaacaTATTAGAAACAAGACGACTAAAAGAAGCCTTTAAGCGgttttaagatattaataataaatattaaattttatcaaaatcggtttagcgGTTTAGATATATAAACGCAAAGCTACGTATCTACTATATTCTCGCAGTAAATGCAATCTGAGTAATGACCATCTCATGGagcaaattatgtaaaatgtatttgacAAGGTTTTAAAGTCAAGTATTTATTTTGCAAGTAAAAAGACCGCGCTGATTAGTTCTTAAATGCGATTGTTCTGCTTATGTTTTAATAGGACACGGATCAAAATCCTATGCAAATATCTTGAATTCCATAGTTTGAAACTATTTCAGTAAACGCGATtgtgttctttatttatatctcCGCACGAATCAATTTcctacaaatacatttttttaatataattacgatCCATGCCAATAAAAGTaatgaagtattttattatttaaatttcatactctatattttaaaaaaaatcaagttttaGAATTGATGCTGttagttaataatatcatttattgtcACACACAAGCTACTAAATTCGTTCCTATACTAAAATTTTACGAAATTTTTCTTAATGGGATGTTTCTGAATCGACTCGTAGAAAATTCGACCCGCTGTAAGCGGATTCTTGAACATTCTAACACGACTTATGATAGAACATTTGACAGTTCCCGACAACAGCCCCTGTGGCCTAATGGATAAGGCATCGGCCTCCTAAGCCGGGGATTGTGGGTTCGAGTCCCACCAGGGGTAACACaaactatattttgttttttaattcgacaaataatattccaatttcattatttttttgtttttgaaatattaatgattatatattagcTCCCATTATATACTACTCTTATTACTTACtctgcatttaaaatatttttcctgtTGCGTCAAATATTGTTTAAGTTCGTCTTCTAATTCCTCAATAACTTGTAGTATATGGTCATATTCCTTATCAACACCCGCTCCGGGTAATATACGACCTTCTTTCTCTGCATCTTGCTGATTAAATGCTCCCTAgggataaaaacaaatacattataatatttgtaaaaatattttaaagattaataaattaaattccatatctactaatgttaatttaaaaataaaataccttaaaGAACTTTAATGTGTCTCGATAGTCGGGAAATTTGCCTTGCGGGCTGAATTGTGTAATATGCTTCAACAAAACAGGTTCCGTATCAGAGAATAATTCTGTCAATTTAAGAACAGCAGTAAAACCATTCAAGACTGATATAAAATccaatacttttctttttgaatAGATTTTTTCTTCATAGAATATAGCTCGAGAGTCTGGATGATCCTGTGATTTCTTTAGGTTACCCAAAGCAtgaattctataatataaattattgacaattaattgtattaaaatataaataatttaaatttttctagtAATTAgcaatgtaaaatttttaataatgatataaaaataaagattgtaGGTATCTGTAAATACGGTTTATATAATGCCAAATAAAaagaagacaaaaaatatatttatctataaatagcAAAAACTATTCGAGATAATTGTCTGTATATCCGCTTAGTTCTCCTGAACTACTCGCAGGAATTTGATACgggttttattgttatttagagtttttttatagaatgtttATATGTAATGGTTTATACTGACTAAATTATAAGATTCACATAAAATGAATTACTACTGActcattgtttttaaaaatgtctacAGAAAAGTCTTAAGCATTTATCTATCTTTCATAAAAAAGAGGTAAAAAACCAATACTCTTCAAGTTCAATTTCAgtcataaatcatatttattttcataagagtttaataaaaaaaaatgacataaatttTATGTGTTAACTATGTGTAAAATGTTACTTATATAAATCTATTGaatcattacttttttatgttatggtAAAAATGATAACTTACTTTGCTAAGAGACGTTCCAAATCAGGCAGAGCGGTCAATATATTCTTTGCATCCTGGCACAGTTCCTGGTTTTCAAACAAAGCCTTAACTGCCTCCTGTCTCTCCTTGATCACTGTTAGGTTGCAGCTCGGAGAACAAACCCATTGATAAAGTAACCTGATAATACATTagtgtaacataatatttttaaatatgtagatgCAACTTTGAAAACCTTAGTACTAACTTTACGCGAGATGAGTAATGAGCTTGACGAAAAATGATTAACACCCCACACTACACTGAAAACAAATTTCAGGACTTAcagaaataaagtttttttttttaatctttacaagcttttcaaacaataatataataatagcaatgtttgttagtttgtttatgTCGAATCTTGCAAGCTATATAAAAACCACTTGCTCTTATAATGCTTAAATATTATGCTACGGAGTTGAAAGTTTGCATATTGGTTCAGTTCCTATGAATGCTTATGTGGTATGCATGGCCTGAGTATACACCTCGGAAAGGTTCCAGACGAAACTATGTAATGGTCAAAGGATCAAAATGTACAGATTGTCAGACTgccatatgagccacctgatattaagtggtcaccaccgtccatccATTGACACTGACGCTATAAGAAATTATTcgtcccttacatcaccaatgcgccatcaatcttggaaactaagttgTTGTCCCTTGTTCTAAGTCACAACAATAatgaatattgctgtttggctgtaTACATATAGTCTTTCACTGAGCCACCAAGTACACAAGTCTTAGTAGCCAAAATGAAGATGTACTTCAAAATGGCATAGTagccaaaattataattataaattacgagAGGGTCATAGTGAAACATTGTGATGAAACCTACATGTCTACactattaattaacaatattatgacatttacaaaacaaagtatattaaaatatatctcctTTAGattgatagtattttttttttgtatcttatactttcctaaaatatattttccgacGAACACTAACCTTTTCCCCATAGGAGTGCaacaaaagtttaatttatcataCAAGCAGCCTTCATCTTGAACTATTCTCAAATTTCTCAATGTGATTGCATCCAATACCATCGTATTGCCTCCTGTCCATTCATTTTCGACCTTATCGTTGGGCAATATGGTGCTATTCAGAACGTCGGGAGGAGCGTATTCTTCAAACTGTGACATACCGAGGATCTGTATGTCGAGTAGACATTCAGTAAGATAAGCTACGCAGCCACCTAATGCTTTGACGGCCAAGTAACAGTGAGCAGCTGGTGTTAGGCCGAGGGCATCacctaaaattgtttatttatatattttataactagttTTAGAACTCGGTGTTGCTAGCGAGGTATAGCGGTGTCAGGTTTTAAAAAGTACCCTGTTTTTTCCCGttttcttggggttcaagctcgcttcataccaaatgttatcaaaatcggtATAGTGGTTTAGTGGAAGCTTAACTGACAAACATATGTATAGGGTTACTTTCgctatttgtataaaaacttaagataaaaatgtttgttgtttaattaaattttattttaataatgttcaagttcattatgaaaaaaataatcaaatagcCTAGTTTTTTTCAGAAGCtaccatttttatatcaatattgaaCAGTAAAGCAGCCTACTGAATATTCATATCCTTAAGGTGTGATCCTTAAAATgaactatttaaataagtatgatctattttattaatatatttgttctagcaaaataatatactagcatgctatttttttttagttaactaTAACTAATTCATTGAATTAcagttaaactatatatatttttcatacattataTTCAGGTTTTTACAATAATCTGACCTTTTTTAGTTGACTTTAACTTAGTCAAAAGAATGTCTCACCTTCATGTAAGAATGGCTTGATACCCTCTGGCCAGTCACCATCGACGTTGCTCCTGTAATACTTCTCAGctagtatttttaatgttttttctgGTGTCCATATAGCAGTGGGCTCACGTCTCGCAGCGTGACAATGCGTGGCTAACAGTCTAGTTGTACGCAAAGTAGTTGCTTTTCGATCGTAGATTacctacaaaatatttacacatttttttttaaactattttattttcttttgtaatatttattaattaaattattttatatttaatatttttgaacagTATGTGTTAtgtgtttttgttgttttttttttaattttcccatatttattttatctattccCTGACCTCGCaggtcgatttttttttatttataagtatttatttaaaaaaaattgaattataagttaataattgATTAAGTCTGATAAGCTATAAATAATTGACTGAAATTACTTCATATTTTTAGcaattaacttataatttacattaaatagaacatttattgattattttggcagaataatcaattattaaacgccgtatttaaatatataatcgtaatttatgtacaaggaaaaaaaaactacaacagTTAAGTAACGACGTCCTTTAAAATgactaaaattaatacttttagtaTCAAGTCTTACCAAAGCTGGCGGATAATGCGCGAGTGTAGTTAGTAACCTTGATGAATGCTTATCGTCTGTAAATTGTCCCATGTGGAACAGCCCTATTGTAGTGTCTATAAAGCAGACTCCATACGCGCTGCAACCATTGTTCTCCTAAAACAACATATGATATGAAATACTAAACATACTGTGTGTGTCCCCGTCATCTGTACCACCACATCACCATTCCACCCAACACAGTACCTCCTCGGCTATGGCCAGCATGTACTCCGAGGCGGACTGCACGGGCGTGGCGTCCTGCAGGCCGAGCGCTCGCGCACCACGCACGCTCACTTGGCACACCTCACGTCTGACAACTTTGTCGCTTTTACTTGATAGACCgctatctaaaaatatatttgctatcTTAAGCCTCTTATACTAAAACTTAAAGATGTCATTATTAATCATAACACATACACCATTATAAGAAATTACTAAgattgaaattaattgaaaaaattagCTTGCTATTCTTAACATTtcacatttttattgaaaattgagACACTTATATTttgagtaatttaaatttttctttagataatttatttaaacaaaacaatagtATTACTTACTTTTACATCTCTCCTGCATCATATCAGGAGTTTCAGTTTGTTCGACACGTACTACTTTGTACCCTTTAGACACCAACGTAGAAGCCATGCGTGAGTATGCACTCTCAGGGAAACCTGAATGTGCGAATTCAccctaaaatataaattcagcaTTCTTATAATAAGCCCCTTTAAAACCTTTACACACAtactaagaatttaaaaaatattagtaagtaaggcccagtggcaagaacgcgtgaatcttaaccgatgaacgtgggttcaaacccgggcaagcacctctgaattttcatgtgcttaatttctgttataattcatctcgtgcttttcggtgaaggaaaacatcgtgaggaaacctgcatgtgtctaatttcatcgaaattctgccacatgtgtattccaccaacccgcattggagcagcgtggtggaataagctccaagccttctcctcaaaaagggagaggaggccttagcccagcagtgggacatttacaggctgttactgtactgtactgtactgtaagaaatcaaaaatatacctTCATATAGGAAAAGCCAAGTTCATTCACACCTACAGCTGCATCCATATGATAAAGCTCATAGAATTTACCAACtttgaaaaacaaaacactatcaaaatgttttgattttatttcccaCCACTGTTTATGAGCCTGTAAAGAAAGATATTTGTAACCTTAgtacaatacatacaaaattcaGTATGAAATAACATTCAGTATGAAATAACTACTTAtgtattttaacacttattatgctaatattttttagttctatattgttcataaaaaaatatgttaggtGTGTTTTgacttaaacatttaattaggtttttaattacagatatttaacaaaatactcATAGCTAAGTAGCAGAatctagtattttattttaatgtaaaaacagaTGCAAAAACTTTTGCCCTTAAATTTCATGATCTCATATGGTTAATTATAGAGAATACCATGcattgaaaattcttttaatttatataaatacaatacacacAGGCGtttgtttcttaataaattcCATTGGTACGTAAACAGTACTTGGATCATAGTCTGGATGATCTGGCCTACGCTTCTGAGCATCTCGTATATTATCTGGTTTCAACCAATCCAGCTTACAATGAGTCCAGTTATCTTCATCTGCTATTAATGGACTATCTTGAGATTCTATTTTTGATTGTGAACTAAAAATagaaattgtaagaaatttataaCAGAAaactcatattaatttaaataaaataaatattttggctTACGTATTTGGTATGATTCTTGTAGTTTTATCGTTTTTAGGGGATTCACTGGGTTCATATTTGAAACTTTCTTGTAATCTTATCTTCATAGACACTTCTTCTTTGCAGCTTTTAACTTTGTTATCTGCTGAATGTATTTTAAGTTTGAATATTTTGTGAAACATATATGAAAtaagcttattttaattaatatgtaataatatatataagaaaaaaaactatgtttgtAATCAAATACATACTTCcagttaaatgtaataaatattttaaaaaaacattagtatataatctttACCTTTATTTTCAATATCTGAATCATCAGAATCTATAGGATTTAATCTAATCCTCTTCCGTTTTTTGTTGGTAATGGCTATTTCTTCATCACTATCTTCTTTGTTTGGTTCTGGGGATGGAGTTGGTATTCTCTCTCgttttttatctgtaaatataGGTAAAATAAAACTCAGAAAATAGATCTAATTTGTAGTTATAGATTGGGATGTAATTTCATGCATTATCAAATGcatttcctttaccgtaaagcacgaaatgaattataatcacaaattaagcacatgaaaattcagtggtgcttgccccggtttgaacccacaatcggttaagattcacgcgttcttaccactgggccatctcggctttacggtgaaggaaaacatcgtgaggaaacctgcatgtgtctaatttcactgaaattctgccacatgtgtattccacccgcattggagcagcatggtggaataagctccaaaccttctcctcaaaatgaggagaggaggcctttagcccagcagtgggtcattcacaggctgtttcggggATCAAATGCATATTCTCTTGAAAACTCATAACCTCTTTTGTACAAAGATTTTAAAAGTTTCTACATATTTAGGAatgatttattacataaaatttagtgcGAAAGTACTAGTGGCATCAGAGACCATTAATACAGGCAAACACATTAGTTTtgggtaatatttaaaattatttaattataaatacttactttCAAATTTAACACCATCTTTACAACTGAATGAAGAATTTAGTTTGTTATTACTGCCTTCATCGCTGTTCTGTTTAGGTTTTTTGGAACTCGGCGGTGTTTTAGCAAAGTAATTGAACAATGTATTCGAAGCTGCAGAACTATTGCGTTTAGACATATTTCGTCAGTTAAAggtcattaaaaaaacagattttattttaaaaaactacaaTTTGTTAttgattaatgatattttacagTTTCCAATACTTCGCCGGTTTTTGGCGCAAAATCACAAATACGAAGATAACATGTTTTATCTGACGTATGTCAATGTCATGGTTAACGACGTTCATGGAATAATCATGCTTAAAACGtacaaattgttaatttttgtttgttaacaaTGTACTTATTCCATTGCATTTGAATTTTAGTTGCAAAGCAGTGTTCTTAAAATGCTTTTTTCATCTTAAAGCAGAATATAAAGAAAGAAAGGTCTCTCAATCAGGAAATCAAACATTCCTTAATCTAGCATAACTATAACCAGACTGGGCAAGAGTAATCAGAATAATGATTACGATGTATCATGAGACAGATTAACTTTGAATGATTCTGAAGATGATTTACTCATTATACTTTTTTGATTACTTTGCAATCATTATTGATGGttacatattgtaattgttaatctgattacattttcTCAAGTCTGACTACAATCTATAGTAATAATAGTCTATGTTATAACTATAATGAAAGGTTAAAAAAGTGACACTTATATTCAgaacattttgaaataatttatctcAAAGAATTTATGTGGCCTTATTGtaactttttgttttatgacagtacctatttttatttctaattgtattaaaacttttatttccgagtttagattttattagaaacaaaaataacatgaaACGTTATAAGAGTTCAAAAcacttgtattaaaaatatcctttatttttttttattacatgacTAATTTGTGTTGATATAGTACAAAAGCTTATcactacaatataaaattacaattttggtgTATAATGGCAGTATACCACTAGCCTggaatgttaaaatttatttagtcacttattaaaaacaaaaaataaaataaattgaatttaaaatgtttctgtCATCAAAGGTCTCATTTGTTGTGTCTTTTATATACACAATTTCCAAACTGGAGTAAATCGACAGGAGAAAAGACATTTTTATTGCTATCTTAATACATAAGAAAGAgaca
Coding sequences within:
- the LOC126776563 gene encoding probable DNA mismatch repair protein Msh6, whose translation is MSKRNSSAASNTLFNYFAKTPPSSKKPKQNSDEGSNNKLNSSFSCKDGVKFENKKRERIPTPSPEPNKEDSDEEIAITNKKRKRIRLNPIDSDDSDIENKADNKVKSCKEEVSMKIRLQESFKYEPSESPKNDKTTRIIPNTSQSKIESQDSPLIADEDNWTHCKLDWLKPDNIRDAQKRRPDHPDYDPSTVYVPMEFIKKQTPAHKQWWEIKSKHFDSVLFFKVGKFYELYHMDAAVGVNELGFSYMKGEFAHSGFPESAYSRMASTLVSKGYKVVRVEQTETPDMMQERCKNSGLSSKSDKVVRREVCQVSVRGARALGLQDATPVQSASEYMLAIAEEENNGCSAYGVCFIDTTIGLFHMGQFTDDKHSSRLLTTLAHYPPALVIYDRKATTLRTTRLLATHCHAARREPTAIWTPEKTLKILAEKYYRSNVDGDWPEGIKPFLHEGDALGLTPAAHCYLAVKALGGCVAYLTECLLDIQILGMSQFEEYAPPDVLNSTILPNDKVENEWTGGNTMVLDAITLRNLRIVQDEGCLYDKLNFCCTPMGKRLLYQWVCSPSCNLTVIKERQEAVKALFENQELCQDAKNILTALPDLERLLAKIHALGNLKKSQDHPDSRAIFYEEKIYSKRKVLDFISVLNGFTAVLKLTELFSDTEPVLLKHITQFSPQGKFPDYRDTLKFFKGAFNQQDAEKEGRILPGAGVDKEYDHILQVIEELEDELKQYLTQQEKYFKCRVTYVGVDKKRYQLEVPQGAAAKAGPEYHLESTRKGFKKFSTAETKEFLSRMIAAEEQKRNILKDLSRRIFEKFSSSYNQWEQATKCLAMLDILLAFAEFARQQHGEICLPEITFDRNQEPYVNIKEGRHPCIPVAHEFIPNDTLLQTARLLLLTGPNMGGKSTLMRQLGLLAVLAHLGCYVPAQECSMSLIDRIFTRLGASDDILSGQSTFLVEMNETAAIVKHATIHSLVLLDELGRGTSTYDGTAIASAVCAELAARGCRTVFSTHYHALVQHLAHHPALQLGHMACMVETEESPADSPDDIPEETITFLYKLTAGACPKSYGFNAARLAGVPRDVTARAQRVARAVRADAERARAARAVLRAGDAGLVRALLAALHI